A genomic segment from Anabas testudineus chromosome 6, fAnaTes1.2, whole genome shotgun sequence encodes:
- the LOC113166252 gene encoding carbohydrate sulfotransferase 8-like isoform X2, whose protein sequence is MAPRWPLEKDEVTDSAAAGNLSPSDLGQQQLPLSVFSDSSPPTFDESSVGSKPPVTKRHRKLLLKTGAEVERRTEPVRTQVLSSRRRLLSEVCARYQPGVMTQPVTQRQVSRIYVEDRFRLLYCEVPKAGCSNWKRVLMVLGGSATSTRAIPHDAAHYANRLRRLESYDQAGIAERLRSYTKVLFVREPFERLVSAFRDKFESPNSYYHPVFGRPIISRYRVNASRIALRTGAGVTFREFVQYLLDVHRPVGMDIHWEPVSQLCNPCLLRYNFIGKFEDLQEEANFLLRSVGAPRNLSFPDFKDRNPLAERTSSSITQKYFSQLNSTERQKAFDFYYMDYLMFNYPKPFKDLH, encoded by the exons ATGGCCCCCAGGTGGCCCCTGGAGAAG gaCGAGGTGACAGACAGCGCAGCTGCAGGAAACCTGTCTCCCTCTGACCTCGGACAGCAGCAGTTGCCTCTCTCCGTCTTCTCGGACTCGTCTCCGCCGACGTTTGACGAATCTTCAGTTGGCTCCAAGCCGCCAGTCACCAAACGCCACAGGAAGCTCCTCCTAAAGACGGGCGCAGAGGTGGAGCGGAGGACGGAGCCTGTGAGGACGCAGGTTTTATCCTCCCGCCGCCGCCTGCTGAGTGAAGTCTGTGCCAGATACCAGCCGGGCGTCATGACGCAGCCCGTCACTCAGCGGCAGGTGTCGCGGATTTACGTGGAGGACCGGTTCAGGCTGCTGTACTGCGAGGTTCCTAAAGCCGGCTGCTCCAACTGGAAGCGGGTGCTGATGGTGTTGGGCGGCAGCGCCACCTCCACACGAGCCATCCCTCATGATGCGGCACATTACGCCAACCGCCTGCGGCGGCTGGAGAGCTACGACCAGGCCGGCATCGCCGAGAGACTCCGCTCTTACACCAAGGTGCTGTTCGTCAGGGAGCCCTTCGAGCGCCTGGTGTCGGCCTTTCGGGACAAGTTTGAGAGTCCAAACTCGTACTACCACCCGGTGTTCGGACGGCCCATCATCTCCAGGTACCGCGTCAACGCCAGCCGCATCGCGCTGCGCACCGGTGCCGGAGTCACCTTCAGGGAGTTCGTCCAGTACCTGCTGGATGTGCACAGGCCGGTGGGGATGGACATCCACTGGGAGCCGGTCAGCCAGCTGTGTAACCCCTGCCTCCTCAGATACAACTTCATCGGGAAGTTCGAGGATCTGCAGGAAGAAGCCAACTTCCTGCTGCGGAGCGTCGGGGCGCCCAGGAACCTCAGCTTCCCCGATTTCAAAGACAGGAACCCTCTTGCAGAGAGgacttcctcctccatcacccaGAAATACTTCTCCCAGCTGAActccacagagagacagaaagccTTCGACTTCTACTACATGGATTACCTGATGTTTAACTACCCCAAACCCTTCAAAGACCTGCACTGA